In one Sphingobium sp. MI1205 genomic region, the following are encoded:
- a CDS encoding ImuA family protein, giving the protein MIESVNTLAALRRHIASLEGIPAAKAGARIATGHAPLDQTLQGGLAQGRVHELFGRNEDEGAAAGLSLILAHLAAGQSPMFWLRPINGAAGQPYGPGLAALGIDPAHLLIGVMKDDALLLRAAVDALRCPALGALVIELRGRTPLMDLTASRRLALAAEASGVTAFLLRIGGDPVPSAADTRWRVTAAPSVPLPGNAPGMTAFDLSLLRRRSGPDGMTWRLVWNSERGVFGEECDERHDRRSDSADTPLPGTVVPVPPARPAAHRAA; this is encoded by the coding sequence ATGATCGAGTCGGTGAACACGCTTGCAGCCCTCAGGCGGCACATCGCATCGCTGGAAGGGATTCCGGCCGCCAAAGCCGGTGCGCGGATCGCGACCGGGCATGCGCCCCTGGATCAGACATTACAGGGCGGCTTGGCCCAGGGTCGCGTGCACGAACTGTTCGGAAGAAACGAAGACGAAGGCGCTGCTGCCGGGCTTTCCCTGATTCTTGCTCATCTCGCAGCAGGGCAGTCCCCTATGTTCTGGCTGCGCCCTATAAATGGAGCAGCCGGGCAGCCCTATGGTCCCGGCCTTGCCGCGCTGGGAATTGATCCTGCCCATTTGCTGATCGGGGTCATGAAGGATGACGCGCTGCTGCTGCGGGCTGCGGTTGATGCGCTGCGTTGCCCCGCCCTTGGCGCGCTCGTGATCGAACTACGCGGGCGCACGCCGCTTATGGACCTGACCGCCAGCCGCCGCCTGGCGCTCGCGGCGGAAGCATCGGGCGTCACAGCCTTTTTGTTGCGTATCGGGGGCGATCCAGTGCCCAGCGCTGCCGACACGCGCTGGCGGGTGACGGCAGCGCCTTCGGTTCCGTTGCCCGGTAATGCGCCGGGCATGACTGCCTTTGATCTTAGCCTGCTGCGCCGTCGGTCGGGACCCGACGGCATGACGTGGCGTCTTGTGTGGAACAGCGAACGGGGCGTCTTTGGAGAAGAATGCGATGAACGCCATGACCGGAGAAGTGACAGCGCGGACACGCCGCTACCTGGCACTGTGGTTCCCGTTCCTCCCGCTCGACCGGCTGCGCATCGAGCAGCCTGA
- a CDS encoding sulfotransferase domain-containing protein, whose translation MDTPLIASLVQAPSLLARRISSARSLSLVSNAAAALLASYPKSGRTWLRFILSQYFLASRQYAPITTQSMFTFAPNFDLDPIRGIPAFVRRSEEASFPLVPSTHLRFKPTLPSRLPVMFLIRDPRAVLISDYHHVTRHKLSFRGSIDDFLINEDRGLPHYIKYMNSWAIGLARHDHHIIYYEDLLADTESEVERMLEFLDDPVNFKALQYAVESSSFEKLKALELAQGIPGHDYDRSDADALRIRKGQSDSFREELTIDQQKFIEDSCKSQLDRRMLARLERYGFLDIHPSPAAGQTRTPKSPAPKEAAHDFTTNRRLANLGVQLLSEVMVIIGLAAMVVAPPILVIEVGEWLFRREWDGHSLEDGLALFGIDRLGPVETPTEQFLDVLLALPLTITLFLYGLFTLLAGVHFGDWGLQGVRLKKKLAVRQSRKSRKIMPKSPSSDPEPA comes from the coding sequence ATGGACACGCCCCTGATCGCTTCGCTCGTACAGGCTCCTTCCCTCCTGGCTCGCCGGATTTCCTCTGCGCGCAGCCTAAGCCTTGTATCGAACGCAGCGGCGGCCCTTCTAGCCTCTTATCCGAAATCGGGCCGGACATGGCTAAGGTTTATTCTGTCACAATATTTCCTCGCATCGCGTCAATATGCGCCGATCACGACACAGAGCATGTTCACCTTCGCCCCGAATTTCGATCTGGATCCTATACGCGGGATACCCGCCTTCGTCCGCAGATCGGAAGAAGCCTCTTTCCCCTTAGTCCCTTCCACTCATCTTCGCTTCAAGCCGACCCTACCCAGCCGACTTCCCGTCATGTTCCTGATCCGTGATCCACGAGCAGTGCTCATTTCCGACTATCATCACGTAACACGGCACAAGCTGTCCTTCCGCGGCAGCATTGATGATTTCCTCATCAATGAAGACAGAGGCCTACCCCACTACATCAAATATATGAACAGCTGGGCCATTGGCCTCGCACGCCATGATCATCACATCATATACTATGAGGACTTGCTGGCTGATACGGAATCCGAAGTAGAAAGAATGCTCGAATTCCTTGATGATCCGGTCAACTTTAAAGCTCTACAATATGCTGTGGAAAGTTCATCCTTTGAAAAATTAAAGGCATTGGAACTTGCGCAAGGCATTCCTGGCCACGATTATGACCGATCAGACGCAGATGCCTTGCGGATAAGAAAGGGGCAATCGGACAGCTTCCGTGAAGAACTGACCATTGATCAACAAAAATTCATAGAGGATAGCTGCAAATCCCAGTTGGACAGGCGCATGCTGGCGAGGCTGGAGCGATACGGCTTTCTGGACATCCACCCATCCCCTGCTGCCGGGCAGACCAGGACCCCGAAATCCCCAGCGCCGAAGGAAGCGGCGCATGATTTTACGACCAATCGCCGCCTGGCGAATCTCGGCGTTCAGTTGCTGAGCGAAGTCATGGTCATCATCGGCCTTGCCGCCATGGTCGTCGCCCCACCCATATTGGTGATAGAGGTAGGTGAATGGTTGTTCCGGCGCGAATGGGACGGCCACTCCCTGGAGGATGGCCTTGCCCTATTCGGGATCGACCGGCTCGGGCCCGTGGAGACGCCGACCGAGCAATTCCTGGACGTTCTCCTGGCGCTACCACTGACCATTACCCTGTTTCTCTACGGCCTGTTCACGCTTCTGGCCGGAGTGCATTTTGGAGACTGGGGGCTGCAGGGAGTGAGACTCAAGAAAAAACTTGCCGTTCGGCAGAGCAGGAAGTCCCGCAAGATCATGCCCAAGTCGCCGTCTTCCGATCCTGAACCGGCATGA
- the recA gene encoding recombinase RecA — translation MTAMLSLIDSKKTGTMDRQKALEAALSQIDRAFGKGSAMKLGSREKIEIEAVSTGSLGLDIALGIGGLPRGRIIEIYGPESSGKTTLALHAIAEAQKTGGVAAFVDAEHALDPGYAKKLGVDIDELIVSQPDTGEQALEIVDTLVRSNAIDVLVIDSVAALVPRAEIEGEMGDSHVGLQARLMSQALRKLTGSISRSKCLVIFINQVRMKIGVMYGNPETTTGGNALKFYASVRLDIRRTGQIKDRDDIVGNATRVKVVKNKVAPPFKQVEFDIMYGEGISKIGEILDLGVKAGVVEKSGAWFSYDSVRIGQGRENAKTFLKEHPEMAERLEKVIRGKTEEVAEAMMTGPEAEDDGE, via the coding sequence ATGACAGCAATGCTCTCACTCATCGATTCCAAGAAGACAGGGACAATGGACAGACAAAAAGCATTGGAAGCGGCCCTTTCCCAGATTGATCGTGCTTTTGGCAAGGGCTCGGCAATGAAACTGGGCAGCCGAGAAAAAATCGAGATTGAGGCGGTCTCCACTGGATCGCTCGGGTTGGATATTGCGTTGGGCATCGGCGGCTTGCCGCGCGGCCGTATTATCGAGATCTATGGCCCGGAAAGCTCGGGCAAGACTACCCTTGCGCTTCACGCCATTGCCGAGGCGCAGAAGACAGGCGGTGTCGCGGCCTTTGTCGATGCGGAACATGCGCTCGATCCGGGCTACGCCAAGAAGCTGGGCGTTGATATCGACGAGTTGATCGTGTCTCAGCCCGATACAGGCGAGCAGGCGCTCGAAATTGTCGATACGTTGGTCCGGTCAAATGCCATCGACGTGCTGGTGATCGATTCGGTCGCCGCGCTTGTGCCCCGTGCCGAAATCGAAGGCGAGATGGGCGACAGCCATGTCGGCCTGCAGGCGCGCCTGATGAGCCAGGCGCTGCGCAAGCTCACCGGCTCCATCTCGCGCTCAAAGTGCCTGGTGATCTTCATCAATCAGGTCCGCATGAAGATCGGCGTCATGTACGGTAATCCGGAAACGACGACCGGCGGCAATGCGCTTAAATTTTACGCCTCGGTGCGTCTCGACATTCGCCGCACCGGTCAGATCAAGGACCGTGACGATATCGTGGGCAATGCGACCCGTGTGAAGGTGGTGAAGAACAAGGTCGCGCCGCCGTTCAAGCAGGTCGAATTCGACATCATGTATGGCGAGGGCATCTCGAAGATCGGCGAGATTCTCGACCTGGGCGTCAAGGCCGGCGTGGTCGAAAAGTCAGGTGCCTGGTTCTCCTATGACTCTGTCCGCATTGGTCAGGGGCGTGAGAACGCCAAAACCTTCCTCAAGGAACATCCCGAAATGGCGGAGCGCCTGGAAAAGGTGATCCGCGGCAAGACCGAAGAGGTCGCCGAAGCGATGATGACCGGACCCGAAGCGGAGGATGACGGCGAATAA
- a CDS encoding response regulator, which translates to MSDSKAILVVEDEAMIGMMLEDYLDTLGYRLHAIAVSVEEACDQARKGGFDAALVDCNLQGEKSWPVADILADSGIPFVFATGGMADDVPSSHSSRPTLAKPYTIGAVERALTKVLSA; encoded by the coding sequence CCATCCTGGTGGTCGAGGATGAAGCGATGATCGGCATGATGCTGGAAGATTATCTCGATACATTGGGTTATCGCCTGCACGCCATCGCCGTATCTGTTGAGGAAGCGTGTGACCAGGCGCGCAAGGGTGGTTTTGACGCGGCGCTGGTCGATTGCAATCTCCAGGGCGAAAAGAGCTGGCCGGTGGCTGACATTCTGGCCGACAGCGGCATCCCGTTTGTCTTTGCGACCGGTGGCATGGCCGATGATGTACCATCCAGCCATTCGAGCCGTCCGACATTGGCAAAACCCTATACGATCGGGGCGGTTGAGCGGGCCCTGACCAAGGTTCTGTCTGCTTAA